The Blastocatellia bacterium genome has a window encoding:
- the hisC gene encoding histidinol-phosphate transaminase produces the protein MDEKVRKRLQQLERLEGYVMPDSTPLEGQPAAPADIIKLDANENVFLTKDWLHALAMEVIEELDPRFYSTHEYQQLVRALSIRHDITPQHIVLGNGGDQIIDFVAKTFLDVGSIAVSVEPTYSFYRLRAKLAGAQYVTVPLNDDFSLNVNRLLDAARDASMMLLCSPNNPTGNQFAAEHLREVLQAFDGIVFVDEAYADFADENLVHWVAEFEHLVILRTFSKAFGLAGLRLGYLVAHPTLARPFAEKIQYPYPVSAFTLALALKLMQQIDVVQAAIERMKSERARLIRELASIEGISPFQSQSNFVLFQLALPAERVHSQLIDQGIFLKHVGTVLGMNNCLRTTVGTPPMNDRLLETLRRICQS, from the coding sequence ATGGACGAGAAAGTACGAAAACGACTCCAACAACTAGAACGGCTCGAAGGCTACGTCATGCCTGACTCCACGCCGCTGGAGGGTCAACCTGCGGCTCCGGCTGACATCATCAAGCTGGACGCCAACGAAAATGTGTTCCTGACCAAAGACTGGCTGCATGCGTTGGCCATGGAGGTCATTGAAGAATTGGACCCGCGCTTTTACTCGACCCATGAGTATCAGCAACTGGTGCGCGCCCTGAGCATACGTCACGACATCACCCCGCAGCATATCGTGCTCGGCAACGGCGGCGATCAAATTATTGACTTCGTCGCCAAGACGTTTCTTGATGTTGGCTCAATAGCTGTGTCTGTTGAGCCGACATACTCTTTCTATCGCCTGCGGGCCAAGTTGGCCGGCGCACAGTATGTCACCGTTCCGCTGAACGATGACTTTTCGCTGAATGTCAACCGGCTGCTCGACGCGGCCCGCGACGCAAGCATGATGTTGCTGTGCTCGCCCAACAATCCGACAGGCAATCAATTTGCCGCCGAGCACCTCAGAGAAGTGTTGCAGGCGTTTGATGGCATCGTGTTTGTGGACGAAGCTTACGCTGACTTCGCCGACGAGAACCTGGTTCACTGGGTCGCCGAGTTCGAGCATCTGGTGATTTTGCGCACATTCTCGAAGGCGTTTGGCTTAGCCGGGCTGCGGCTCGGATACTTAGTGGCTCATCCGACACTGGCGCGGCCGTTCGCCGAAAAAATTCAATACCCTTATCCGGTCAGCGCATTCACGCTAGCTCTGGCGTTGAAACTCATGCAACAGATTGACGTTGTCCAAGCCGCCATTGAACGCATGAAGAGCGAACGCGCGCGGCTCATCCGAGAGCTGGCATCAATCGAAGGCATCAGCCCATTTCAATCCCAGAGTAACTTCGTGCTCTTCCAACTGGCATTGCCAGCAGAGAGGGTTCACAGCCAGCTCATTGACCAAGGCATCTTCTTGAAACATGTGGGCACGGTGTTGGGCATGAACAACTGCCTGCGAACGACAGTCGGCACGCCGCCAATGAACGATCGGCTCCTAGAAACATTGCGGCGAATCTGTCAGAGTTAG
- the hisB gene encoding imidazoleglycerol-phosphate dehydratase HisB, producing the protein MRTANVTRETRETQISVQVNVDGSGQHQVDTEVKFLTHLLELLATHSLFDITVHARGDLVHHLVEDVALTLGQALNQALGDRTGIARFGWAMVPLDESLAYASVDLARRPYHVIDLKIDKNGVEDMAREDIYHFTRSLATAMEATVHIIVQHGDNDHHKIESGIKALAWALRQAVAHDPRRSGVPSSKGVI; encoded by the coding sequence ATGCGTACAGCCAATGTCACCAGAGAAACGCGCGAGACGCAGATTTCTGTTCAGGTCAATGTGGATGGCAGCGGGCAGCATCAGGTTGACACTGAAGTCAAATTCCTCACCCATCTTCTCGAGCTGCTGGCCACACACAGCCTGTTCGACATTACGGTTCACGCGCGGGGCGACCTCGTTCATCATCTGGTCGAAGATGTGGCGTTGACGCTCGGCCAAGCACTGAACCAAGCGCTCGGTGATCGGACGGGCATCGCTCGATTCGGCTGGGCGATGGTTCCACTGGACGAGTCGCTCGCCTACGCGAGCGTTGATCTGGCTCGACGACCATACCACGTGATTGACCTGAAAATTGACAAGAATGGCGTCGAAGATATGGCTCGCGAGGACATCTACCACTTCACACGCTCGCTGGCCACAGCCATGGAAGCAACCGTTCATATCATTGTCCAACACGGCGACAATGATCATCACAAAATCGAATCGGGGATCAAGGCATTGGCATGGGCGTTGCGTCAGGCCGTTGCTCACGATCCACGACGCAGCGGTGTGCCCAGTTCCAAGGGGGTCATCTGA
- the hisG gene encoding ATP phosphoribosyltransferase — protein sequence MKPVKFVIPKGSLEKATFALLERAWYEIHGQDRTYRPMVNDPQIALKLLRPQEIPIFVAEGLHDVGITGQDWIRETQADVEVLMNLQYGKIKLVMAVPRDYQVNSLSGLIKKYADGHKRLRISTEYLNIAAEHIKANPAYRKLFGATDPMMITPWWHKGDNPRVGIYLSFGATEAKPPEDTDAILDVTETGTTLERNNLRIIETVMESSAVLIANKRSLGDQRKREKIFDIVTLLKGVIDSNTKLHIFVNVKHENLQKLLKQLPGLKGPTVSPLSTKGWYSVNTIIDKSQFLRLLPILRRLAQGLVVHEPKQILPLEEISRSEDSPS from the coding sequence ATGAAACCGGTGAAATTCGTCATTCCGAAAGGTTCATTGGAAAAAGCGACGTTCGCGCTGCTGGAACGCGCCTGGTATGAAATTCACGGGCAGGATCGCACCTACCGGCCAATGGTCAATGATCCGCAGATTGCCCTGAAGCTGCTACGGCCACAGGAAATTCCTATCTTCGTCGCCGAAGGACTGCATGACGTCGGCATCACCGGCCAGGACTGGATCCGCGAGACCCAAGCCGACGTCGAAGTGCTGATGAATTTGCAATACGGAAAAATCAAGCTGGTCATGGCTGTGCCGAGAGATTACCAGGTCAACTCGCTCAGCGGGCTGATCAAAAAATATGCCGACGGACACAAGCGGCTGCGCATCTCAACCGAGTATTTGAACATTGCCGCTGAGCACATCAAAGCGAATCCGGCCTATCGTAAACTGTTCGGCGCGACTGACCCGATGATGATTACGCCGTGGTGGCACAAGGGCGACAATCCCCGCGTCGGCATTTATCTCTCGTTCGGCGCGACGGAAGCCAAGCCGCCGGAAGACACCGACGCAATCCTGGACGTCACCGAGACCGGCACGACGCTGGAGCGAAATAATCTGCGCATCATCGAAACGGTGATGGAATCCTCAGCCGTGTTAATCGCCAATAAGCGATCGCTCGGCGATCAGCGGAAGCGGGAGAAAATCTTCGACATCGTGACACTGCTCAAAGGCGTCATTGATAGCAATACCAAGCTGCACATCTTCGTCAATGTCAAACACGAAAATCTGCAGAAGTTGCTCAAGCAGTTACCCGGACTTAAGGGGCCGACGGTCAGTCCGTTGTCAACCAAAGGTTGGTATTCCGTCAACACGATCATTGACAAAAGTCAGTTTCTGCGCCTACTGCCCATCTTGCGCCGACTTGCCCAAGGTTTGGTCGTGCATGAACCCAAACAAATTCTTCCGCTCGAGGAAATCAGCCGGAGCGAAGATTCACCGTCATAA
- the hisH gene encoding imidazole glycerol phosphate synthase subunit HisH translates to MTRILILDYGVGNLFSLSSAIEREGATPLISAEIPSDLSFDGLILPGVGNFSPVAARLRGLREPIERVVESGRPLLGVCLGMQILFHRSEEGEGEGLGLIAGDVVKLPAFVKTPHMGWNNLERVRLHPLLDEVADDGWVYFVHSYYPQPEDEQVVLARTHYGISFPVMVARENVYGMQFHPEKSGQTGRTVLRNFLRLCAR, encoded by the coding sequence ATGACGCGCATCCTGATCCTTGATTACGGCGTCGGCAATCTGTTTAGCCTCAGCAGCGCGATTGAGCGAGAAGGCGCCACGCCACTGATCAGCGCCGAGATTCCATCCGATCTCTCTTTCGACGGACTGATCTTGCCTGGTGTAGGGAATTTCTCGCCGGTCGCTGCCCGGCTCCGCGGGCTGCGTGAGCCAATCGAACGAGTCGTTGAAAGCGGGCGTCCCCTGCTGGGCGTGTGTCTTGGCATGCAAATTCTTTTCCATCGTAGCGAAGAAGGCGAAGGCGAAGGACTGGGCTTGATCGCCGGAGACGTAGTGAAGTTGCCCGCTTTCGTCAAGACGCCACACATGGGCTGGAATAACCTTGAGCGAGTTCGATTGCATCCACTGCTTGACGAGGTTGCTGACGACGGCTGGGTTTATTTCGTTCATTCGTACTATCCGCAACCAGAAGATGAACAAGTAGTGCTGGCACGAACACACTACGGCATTTCATTCCCGGTGATGGTTGCGCGCGAGAACGTCTACGGGATGCAGTTTCATCCTGAAAAATCCGGTCAAACAGGCCGGACCGTGCTGAGAAATTTTTTGCGCCTCTGCGCGCGTTAG
- the hisF gene encoding imidazole glycerol phosphate synthase subunit HisF translates to MPLVKRIIPCLDVHEGRVLKGVRFRQLKDAGDPVELAKRYRDDGADELVFLDITASVEKRATLSRLVSQVARQLDIPFTVGGGIKTIEDARVILCSGADKISINTAAVERPEFITELAELFGRQCVVVAIDAKRHPTSAPFSRQRLFDVYTYGGRQPTNRGVLQWAAEAEQRGAGELLVTSIDQDGTAQGYDIALLEAVAETVHIPIIASGGCGQPIHIYEALAHGKADAALAASIFHFDTYPIPLVKRFLAERGIQVRL, encoded by the coding sequence ATGCCACTGGTCAAACGAATCATTCCCTGTTTGGACGTCCATGAAGGTCGTGTGTTGAAAGGCGTGCGATTTCGGCAACTGAAAGATGCCGGTGACCCGGTTGAGCTGGCCAAGCGGTATCGCGATGATGGCGCCGATGAGTTGGTCTTTTTAGACATCACCGCGTCGGTTGAGAAGCGGGCCACGTTGAGTCGTTTGGTCAGCCAGGTCGCGCGACAACTCGATATTCCCTTCACCGTTGGCGGCGGGATCAAAACGATTGAGGATGCGCGTGTCATTTTGTGTAGTGGCGCCGATAAAATCTCAATCAATACGGCGGCCGTTGAGCGCCCTGAGTTCATCACCGAGTTGGCTGAGTTGTTCGGCAGGCAGTGTGTGGTAGTGGCAATTGACGCCAAACGACATCCGACATCGGCTCCATTCAGCCGCCAGCGTTTATTCGACGTGTACACCTACGGTGGACGGCAACCAACGAATCGGGGCGTTCTGCAATGGGCTGCTGAAGCCGAGCAACGAGGCGCCGGCGAATTGCTGGTCACATCTATTGATCAGGATGGAACGGCGCAAGGCTATGACATCGCTTTGCTGGAAGCCGTGGCGGAAACGGTTCACATCCCCATCATTGCTAGTGGCGGCTGTGGTCAACCTATACACATCTACGAAGCCCTTGCTCACGGCAAAGCCGATGCCGCGTTGGCTGCCTCCATTTTTCACTTTGACACCTATCCGATTCCTTTGGTCAAGCGATTCCTCGCTGAACGAGGCATCCAGGTGAGGCTATGA
- a CDS encoding site-specific DNA-methyltransferase, which produces MAHLSEGSHPLVAQYISVQSDEHLCSLVRRFPDVCMLILPPCAEPDQYRRPLQDIGSVVAGVAQELGPDATLITVGEVIDLVQVQAAMPAAVRYQHWIAIKRASPRRVDQRSLPNHHFGALIHTRYQQSLRHTKTRIKYTYCPACHKTTKDYGGKKHTYHEYGTLVSDVWRDVVCDLEGDLTPIIDRFRDLFGIDSYKELLILDCRQRDVKRVPAQYSLKSDWNASFIVGREGSPKYEAAQPVMSQSRLFPYDFSDHIYEATESKLPAHLMNQVLHGDCLQWLREIPDDSVDFVFADPPYNLGKNYLGYSDDLEIREYFNWCDQWIAELVRVLKPGRTLTLLNIPLWAIRHFLFMDSTLQFQNWIVWDALAFPVRLIMPAHYTILAFSKGKPRELPGLIGEADPVDVQSAPDMFKALEPLAEGYCLRATCVKRRRASQATDRGPLTDLWWDIHRLKHNTRRVDHPTQLPPHLMYRLIAIFTKRGEVVLDCFNGAGTTTLAAHQMERCYVGIEKSKKYCDTARNRHEEIFRGLNPFRKAFRELTAKNSPVPRLPKQKYEVPKKTLQLEVKRVAQQLGHLPSRDELAQYGKFPIRYYDEYFISWGEVCAAARTTGMTEELPSSVNRQSSVSETQLRLSFELNNHSDER; this is translated from the coding sequence ATGGCGCATCTTTCAGAAGGTAGTCATCCTCTTGTGGCACAATACATCTCTGTCCAGAGCGACGAACACCTGTGCAGTTTGGTGCGTAGGTTCCCTGATGTTTGCATGTTAATACTGCCGCCGTGTGCTGAGCCCGATCAATATCGAAGACCCCTACAAGACATTGGGAGTGTGGTTGCCGGTGTTGCTCAAGAGTTAGGTCCGGATGCAACGCTGATTACCGTAGGTGAAGTTATTGACTTAGTGCAAGTGCAAGCGGCTATGCCTGCCGCAGTGCGATACCAGCATTGGATAGCCATCAAGCGCGCGTCTCCCAGAAGAGTTGACCAGCGTTCCTTGCCGAATCATCATTTTGGTGCTTTGATCCACACCAGGTATCAGCAGTCCTTACGCCATACTAAGACCAGGATAAAATACACGTACTGTCCCGCCTGTCATAAGACTACGAAGGATTACGGTGGCAAGAAACATACTTACCACGAGTATGGCACGTTAGTGTCAGATGTGTGGCGTGACGTGGTGTGTGATCTGGAAGGCGATCTCACACCTATCATTGACCGATTTCGAGATCTTTTTGGGATTGATTCTTACAAGGAACTGTTAATCCTCGACTGCCGCCAGAGGGACGTTAAACGAGTGCCAGCGCAGTACAGTCTAAAGTCTGATTGGAACGCTAGCTTTATTGTCGGGCGAGAGGGCTCCCCTAAATATGAAGCAGCCCAACCTGTGATGTCGCAGTCCCGCCTTTTTCCCTATGACTTCTCAGACCACATCTATGAAGCCACGGAAAGCAAGTTGCCTGCGCATCTGATGAACCAGGTGTTGCATGGTGACTGCTTGCAGTGGCTGCGAGAAATTCCGGATGACAGCGTCGACTTTGTCTTTGCCGATCCACCTTACAACCTGGGAAAGAACTATCTGGGTTACTCGGATGACCTAGAGATCAGAGAGTACTTCAACTGGTGCGATCAGTGGATTGCTGAGTTGGTCCGTGTCTTAAAACCAGGGCGCACGCTCACACTTCTGAATATCCCCCTCTGGGCGATCCGGCACTTTCTGTTTATGGATTCAACTCTCCAGTTTCAAAATTGGATTGTTTGGGACGCATTGGCTTTCCCTGTGCGTTTGATAATGCCAGCTCATTACACAATTCTGGCGTTTTCTAAGGGGAAGCCCCGCGAGCTACCGGGCTTGATCGGGGAAGCGGATCCGGTAGATGTTCAAAGTGCCCCAGATATGTTCAAAGCTTTGGAACCACTGGCCGAGGGGTATTGTCTCCGTGCCACATGCGTAAAACGGCGACGAGCTTCACAGGCGACTGACCGCGGACCGCTTACTGATTTGTGGTGGGATATTCACCGCCTGAAACACAATACTCGCCGTGTAGATCATCCAACTCAACTCCCACCACATCTTATGTACCGGCTGATCGCCATTTTCACCAAGCGTGGTGAGGTAGTCCTGGATTGTTTCAATGGAGCGGGAACGACAACTCTCGCTGCTCATCAGATGGAGCGCTGCTACGTCGGAATTGAGAAGTCAAAAAAGTATTGTGACACGGCGAGGAACCGTCATGAGGAGATATTCAGAGGCCTGAACCCATTTCGTAAAGCATTCCGGGAACTCACTGCCAAGAACAGCCCTGTCCCACGGCTACCTAAACAGAAATATGAGGTTCCCAAGAAAACATTGCAACTGGAAGTTAAGCGAGTGGCACAGCAGTTGGGGCATCTGCCCAGTCGTGATGAGCTTGCTCAGTACGGCAAGTTTCCAATCAGGTATTACGATGAGTATTTCATAAGCTGGGGCGAGGTTTGCGCTGCCGCCCGTACTACAGGCATGACGGAAGAGTTACCGTCCTCTGTGAATCGCCAATCCTCAGTGTCTGAAACACAATTAAGGCTGAGTTTTGAATTGAACAACCATAGCGATGAAAGGTAG
- the hisD gene encoding histidinol dehydrogenase — protein MNPNKFFRSRKSAGAKIHRHNMPVSIHQLTRRNLDQLLVRLRPHRIVDQAVQSRVRVIIDDVARRGDAALLQYTAQFDGVVLHPEELRVQGREFDQARRQVTGEQLAALKVSLANIRKVEQHRLARLSGRMQTSPGVSVRATVRPLSSVGCYVPGGRAVYPSSVLMNVVPAQVAGVKRIVLCSPPSATKTIHPLILVAAKLCGVHEVYRVGGAQAIAALAFGTQTIKPVQKIIGPGSAYVAAAKLAVSDRVAIDAPAGPSELLVIADETADPVNVAADMLSQAEHGHDSIVGLVTTSSKLAKQVVAALRERLDAVERSATIAQALAQNGFVLTCNSMKLAVEFTNGFAPEHLEIIARQAHSLANEIEAAGLILLGNYSPVAASDYVVGSNHVLPTGGAAKTYSGLSVIDFVRRVNIVHCSRKGLKGLMPSLRALALAEGLPNHYRAAAERFRHRRQ, from the coding sequence ATGAACCCAAACAAATTCTTCCGCTCGAGGAAATCAGCCGGAGCGAAGATTCACCGTCATAACATGCCTGTTTCTATCCACCAACTCACGCGAAGAAACCTTGACCAGCTTCTCGTCCGACTGCGTCCGCACCGGATCGTGGATCAAGCTGTGCAATCGCGCGTGCGGGTGATCATTGATGATGTTGCCCGTCGAGGTGACGCAGCATTGCTTCAGTACACGGCTCAGTTCGACGGCGTCGTGTTGCATCCTGAGGAACTGCGCGTTCAAGGGCGTGAGTTTGACCAGGCTCGGCGTCAGGTCACCGGTGAGCAATTGGCCGCGCTGAAAGTATCGTTGGCCAACATCAGGAAAGTCGAGCAACACAGGTTGGCGCGATTGTCAGGTCGGATGCAGACAAGCCCCGGCGTGAGCGTGCGAGCCACCGTTCGACCGCTCAGCAGCGTTGGCTGCTACGTGCCTGGCGGGCGCGCCGTTTATCCAAGTTCCGTCTTGATGAATGTTGTGCCAGCGCAGGTAGCCGGCGTCAAACGCATCGTGCTGTGCTCGCCGCCGTCGGCAACAAAAACGATTCATCCACTGATTCTGGTGGCTGCCAAGCTGTGTGGCGTTCATGAAGTCTATCGCGTCGGTGGCGCGCAGGCGATTGCCGCGCTGGCCTTCGGCACGCAGACAATCAAACCAGTGCAAAAAATCATCGGACCGGGCAGTGCGTATGTCGCCGCCGCCAAGCTGGCCGTGTCTGATCGTGTGGCGATTGATGCGCCGGCCGGGCCGAGCGAACTGCTGGTCATTGCTGATGAAACAGCCGACCCGGTCAACGTCGCGGCCGACATGCTCTCTCAGGCGGAACATGGCCATGACAGCATTGTTGGGCTGGTGACAACCTCATCGAAACTAGCTAAACAGGTTGTGGCGGCGCTCCGTGAACGATTGGATGCAGTGGAGCGGTCGGCAACGATTGCGCAGGCGCTGGCCCAGAACGGCTTCGTGCTGACTTGCAACAGCATGAAACTGGCCGTCGAGTTCACCAACGGGTTTGCGCCTGAGCATCTGGAGATCATCGCCCGACAGGCTCACTCGCTTGCCAATGAGATTGAGGCAGCGGGCTTGATCCTGCTTGGCAACTATTCGCCGGTGGCGGCCAGCGATTATGTTGTTGGCTCCAATCACGTCCTGCCGACGGGCGGCGCAGCAAAAACCTATTCAGGGTTATCCGTCATTGATTTTGTGCGGCGAGTCAACATCGTGCACTGCTCGCGCAAAGGACTCAAGGGTCTGATGCCGTCACTCAGAGCGCTGGCGCTGGCCGAAGGTCTGCCCAATCATTATCGCGCCGCCGCCGAGCGGTTCAGACACAGAAGGCAGTAG
- a CDS encoding restriction endonuclease, with translation MANPTKNYRRTLEELEEVASKFWPAELSELEAKLSVIPLLLETQDQFISILSVKTPNLANLFSILEASSLPANLFLKHLAILADFGGELLQRVSREFEMLFPEGKLSYYWQGKPHSYIFRSLPRPKFSNQNLHIDGRHLLEPHPLDDLKRDAIALLLFGSAYSGEHQKVAEALAKCEIGDYLGKSDELANFVKQRYLWVSRITGGAKANNLGQLAQRFVAEYIENNLGLDHVEVRSSGRIPGVTHTDPLTGRETSFDLVVTNGARYVAVEVSFQVTTNSTIERKAGQAKGRYEQIEKAGHRIAYVIDGAGNFQRETAMKTMLSHSHCSVAFSRSELEVLCNFLRDFFAEDSQ, from the coding sequence ATGGCAAACCCTACCAAAAACTATCGGAGGACATTGGAAGAGCTTGAAGAGGTAGCGTCCAAGTTTTGGCCCGCTGAACTGTCTGAGCTTGAAGCCAAGCTGAGTGTCATTCCGTTATTGCTGGAGACGCAGGATCAGTTTATTAGCATCCTCAGCGTGAAAACACCCAACTTGGCCAATTTATTCAGCATTCTAGAAGCTTCAAGCCTGCCCGCAAATCTGTTTCTCAAGCACCTAGCCATCCTCGCTGACTTTGGTGGCGAACTCCTACAGCGAGTGAGCCGTGAATTTGAGATGCTTTTTCCCGAAGGCAAATTGAGTTACTACTGGCAAGGGAAGCCACACAGCTATATCTTCCGATCTTTGCCCCGTCCTAAGTTCAGTAACCAAAACCTTCATATTGACGGGAGGCACCTGCTTGAGCCACACCCTCTGGATGACTTAAAGAGAGACGCTATTGCCTTGCTCCTATTTGGTAGCGCATATAGCGGTGAGCATCAAAAAGTCGCCGAAGCGTTGGCCAAGTGCGAGATTGGAGATTACCTGGGGAAATCGGACGAACTGGCGAATTTTGTCAAGCAACGGTATCTTTGGGTGAGCCGAATCACCGGCGGAGCAAAGGCGAATAACTTGGGGCAGTTAGCTCAGAGGTTCGTGGCCGAGTACATAGAGAATAACCTTGGATTAGATCATGTAGAGGTCAGGTCGAGTGGCCGTATACCGGGAGTCACTCATACAGACCCACTGACCGGGCGTGAAACTTCATTCGACTTGGTTGTGACTAATGGGGCGAGATATGTGGCAGTCGAGGTCAGTTTCCAAGTAACGACCAATAGCACTATTGAGCGCAAAGCAGGCCAAGCAAAGGGCCGTTATGAGCAAATTGAGAAGGCGGGGCATCGGATAGCGTATGTCATTGATGGCGCAGGCAACTTCCAAAGGGAAACTGCAATGAAGACCATGCTTTCACATAGCCACTGTTCAGTAGCCTTCTCTCGTAGCGAGCTGGAGGTTCTTTGCAATTTTCTGAGAGATTTCTTTGCAGAAGATTCGCAATGA
- the hisA gene encoding 1-(5-phosphoribosyl)-5-[(5-phosphoribosylamino)methylideneamino]imidazole-4-carboxamide isomerase, whose translation MELIPAIDLMGGRVVRLRRGDPNQATVYSDAPAAVAQHWESLGADALHVVDLDSALQVSKERQTSLISQIVKAVRIPVQVGGGIRTTEQIAEVLSTGASKAIVGTMALQNQQELEMALREFGAERIMVALDYADGRVKIKGWQQATDLDPIEALQQLCRRGARQFLMTAIAQDGTLAGADVETLAGAVRVADAQVYASGGIAGLADVQRLKQIGVKGIIIGKALYDGVVTMKQLSEWCMAD comes from the coding sequence ATGGAGCTTATACCGGCAATTGATTTGATGGGCGGTCGCGTTGTTCGCTTGCGACGAGGTGATCCAAACCAGGCGACCGTTTATAGCGACGCTCCGGCGGCTGTTGCGCAACACTGGGAATCTTTGGGAGCCGATGCTCTTCACGTTGTTGATCTGGACAGCGCGTTGCAAGTAAGCAAGGAGCGGCAGACGTCGCTGATAAGCCAGATCGTCAAAGCCGTGCGTATTCCGGTGCAGGTCGGCGGCGGCATCCGTACCACGGAGCAGATCGCTGAGGTGCTCTCGACCGGCGCCAGTAAGGCAATTGTCGGGACCATGGCGTTGCAGAATCAACAGGAGCTTGAGATGGCGTTGCGCGAGTTTGGGGCGGAGCGCATCATGGTGGCGCTGGATTATGCTGACGGACGAGTGAAGATCAAAGGGTGGCAGCAGGCGACCGACCTTGATCCCATTGAAGCGTTGCAACAGCTTTGCCGACGCGGCGCGCGACAATTTCTTATGACGGCAATCGCTCAAGACGGCACACTGGCCGGCGCCGATGTGGAAACGCTCGCCGGGGCTGTGCGTGTGGCCGACGCGCAGGTCTACGCCAGCGGCGGTATCGCAGGACTTGCTGATGTGCAGCGACTCAAACAAATTGGCGTGAAAGGAATCATCATCGGTAAGGCGCTATATGATGGGGTCGTCACCATGAAGCAACTTTCCGAATGGTGCATGGCTGATTGA